One region of Pongo pygmaeus isolate AG05252 chromosome 21, NHGRI_mPonPyg2-v2.0_pri, whole genome shotgun sequence genomic DNA includes:
- the NDUFAF5 gene encoding arginine-hydroxylase NDUFAF5, mitochondrial isoform X1, which yields MLRPAGLWRLCRLSWAARVPAENLGRRDVTSGVSPRGSTSPRTLNIFDRDLKRKQKNWAARQPEPTKFDYLKEEVGSRIADRVYDIPRNFPLALDLGCGRGYIAQYLNKETIGKFFQADIAENALKNSLETEIPTVSVLADEEFLPFRENTFDLVVSSLSLHWVNDLPRALEQIHYILKPDGVFIGAMFGGDTLYELRCSLQLAETEREGGFSPHISPFTAVNDLGHLLGRAGFNTLTVDTDEIQVNYPGMFELMEDLQGMGESNCSWNRKALLHRDTMLAAAAVYREMYRNEDGSVPATYQIYYMIGWKYHESQARPAERGSATVSFGELGKINNLMPQGNKSQ from the exons ATGCTGCGGCCGGCAGGGCTCTGGCGTTTATGTCGGCTATCTTGGGCGGCGAGGGTCCCAGCGGAGAATCTTGGCCGTAGGGACGTCACCTCTGGTGTCTCTCCTCGCGGCAGCACCTCGCCCAGAACCCTGAATATCTTCGACCGGGATttgaaaaggaaacagaagaacTGGGCGGCCCGGCAGCCCGAGCCGACGAAGTTTGACTACCTGAAGGAGGAG GTTGGAAGTCGGATCGCAGACCGTGTATATGACATACCCAG aaatttccCCCTTGCTTTGGATCTTGGTTGTGGAAGAGGTTACATTGCACAATATTTGAATAAG GAAACTATTGGAAAGTTTTTCCAAGCCGACATTGCAGAAAATGCTTTG AAAAATTCCTTAGAAACAGAAATACCTACTGTCAGTGTTTTAGCTGATGAAGAATTCCTTCCCttcagagaaaatacatttgacCTGGTGGTTAGCAGTTTAAG TTTGCATTGGGTGAATGACCTTCCTAGAGCACTTGAACAG attcattatattttaaaaccagaTGGAGTGTTTATCGGTGCAATGTTTGGAGGTGACACACTCTATGAACTTCGGTGTTCCTTACAGTTAGCGGAAACGGAAAGAGAAGGAGGATTTTCTCCACACATTTCTCCTTTCACTGCTGTCAATGACCTGGGACATCTGCTTGGGAGAGCTGGCTTTAATACTCTGACTGTG gacACTGATGAAATTCAAGTTAACTATCCTGGAATGTTTGAATTGATGGAAGATTTACAAG GTATGGGTGAGAGTAACTGTTCTTGGAATAGAAAAGCCCTGCTGCATCGAGACACAATGCTGGCAGCTGCGGCGGTGTACAGAG AAATGTACAGAAATGAAGATGGTTCAGTACCTGCCACATATCAGATCTATTACATGATAGGATGGAAATATCATGAGTCACAG gCAAGACCAGCTGAAAGAGGCTCCGCAACTGTGTCATTTGGAGAGCTAGGAAAAATAAACAACCTTATGCCACAGGGGAATAaatcacaataa
- the NDUFAF5 gene encoding arginine-hydroxylase NDUFAF5, mitochondrial isoform X2 — MLRPAGLWRLCRLSWAARVPAENLGRRDVTSGVSPRGSTSPRTLNIFDRDLKRKQKNWAARQPEPTKFDYLKEEVGSRIADRVYDIPRNFPLALDLGCGRGYIAQYLNKETIGKFFQADIAENALKNSLETEIPTVSVLADEEFLPFRENTFDLVVSSLSLHWVNDLPRALEQIHYILKPDGVFIGAMFGGDTLYELRCSLQLAETEREGGFSPHISPFTAVNDLGHLLGRAGFNTLTVDTDEIQVNYPGMFELMEDLQEMYRNEDGSVPATYQIYYMIGWKYHESQARPAERGSATVSFGELGKINNLMPQGNKSQ; from the exons ATGCTGCGGCCGGCAGGGCTCTGGCGTTTATGTCGGCTATCTTGGGCGGCGAGGGTCCCAGCGGAGAATCTTGGCCGTAGGGACGTCACCTCTGGTGTCTCTCCTCGCGGCAGCACCTCGCCCAGAACCCTGAATATCTTCGACCGGGATttgaaaaggaaacagaagaacTGGGCGGCCCGGCAGCCCGAGCCGACGAAGTTTGACTACCTGAAGGAGGAG GTTGGAAGTCGGATCGCAGACCGTGTATATGACATACCCAG aaatttccCCCTTGCTTTGGATCTTGGTTGTGGAAGAGGTTACATTGCACAATATTTGAATAAG GAAACTATTGGAAAGTTTTTCCAAGCCGACATTGCAGAAAATGCTTTG AAAAATTCCTTAGAAACAGAAATACCTACTGTCAGTGTTTTAGCTGATGAAGAATTCCTTCCCttcagagaaaatacatttgacCTGGTGGTTAGCAGTTTAAG TTTGCATTGGGTGAATGACCTTCCTAGAGCACTTGAACAG attcattatattttaaaaccagaTGGAGTGTTTATCGGTGCAATGTTTGGAGGTGACACACTCTATGAACTTCGGTGTTCCTTACAGTTAGCGGAAACGGAAAGAGAAGGAGGATTTTCTCCACACATTTCTCCTTTCACTGCTGTCAATGACCTGGGACATCTGCTTGGGAGAGCTGGCTTTAATACTCTGACTGTG gacACTGATGAAATTCAAGTTAACTATCCTGGAATGTTTGAATTGATGGAAGATTTACAAG AAATGTACAGAAATGAAGATGGTTCAGTACCTGCCACATATCAGATCTATTACATGATAGGATGGAAATATCATGAGTCACAG gCAAGACCAGCTGAAAGAGGCTCCGCAACTGTGTCATTTGGAGAGCTAGGAAAAATAAACAACCTTATGCCACAGGGGAATAaatcacaataa
- the NDUFAF5 gene encoding arginine-hydroxylase NDUFAF5, mitochondrial isoform X3, with protein MLCLHWVNDLPRALEQIHYILKPDGVFIGAMFGGDTLYELRCSLQLAETEREGGFSPHISPFTAVNDLGHLLGRAGFNTLTVDTDEIQVNYPGMFELMEDLQGMGESNCSWNRKALLHRDTMLAAAAVYREMYRNEDGSVPATYQIYYMIGWKYHESQARPAERGSATVSFGELGKINNLMPQGNKSQ; from the exons ATGCTTTG TTTGCATTGGGTGAATGACCTTCCTAGAGCACTTGAACAG attcattatattttaaaaccagaTGGAGTGTTTATCGGTGCAATGTTTGGAGGTGACACACTCTATGAACTTCGGTGTTCCTTACAGTTAGCGGAAACGGAAAGAGAAGGAGGATTTTCTCCACACATTTCTCCTTTCACTGCTGTCAATGACCTGGGACATCTGCTTGGGAGAGCTGGCTTTAATACTCTGACTGTG gacACTGATGAAATTCAAGTTAACTATCCTGGAATGTTTGAATTGATGGAAGATTTACAAG GTATGGGTGAGAGTAACTGTTCTTGGAATAGAAAAGCCCTGCTGCATCGAGACACAATGCTGGCAGCTGCGGCGGTGTACAGAG AAATGTACAGAAATGAAGATGGTTCAGTACCTGCCACATATCAGATCTATTACATGATAGGATGGAAATATCATGAGTCACAG gCAAGACCAGCTGAAAGAGGCTCCGCAACTGTGTCATTTGGAGAGCTAGGAAAAATAAACAACCTTATGCCACAGGGGAATAaatcacaataa